A genome region from Arachis duranensis cultivar V14167 chromosome 6, aradu.V14167.gnm2.J7QH, whole genome shotgun sequence includes the following:
- the LOC107494788 gene encoding B2 protein, producing MEGMHSFWQLGDELRGHSKSSEDHKWLMVASKLAEQTRSKGERVNNLDLSKGAIEPKPRDKFGFQEENKFDTLNLSMLNLDSKVTENVSKSSLRNSAYNINAVYHKSNANLVGNLNSNKYSANIPHNKESNNNSNINNNNENNNSNAADKRFKTLPAAETLPRNEVLGGYIFVCNNDTMQEDLKRQLFGLPPRYRDSVRAITPGLPLFLYNYTTHQLHGIFEAASFGGSNIDPTAWEDKKCKGESRFPAQVRIRVRKVCKALEEDAFRPVLHHYDGPKFRLELSVPETLDLMDLCEQAGSAA from the exons ATGGAGGGCATGCATAGCTTCTGGCAATTGGGTGATGAACTTCGTGGTCACTCAAAGTCATCTGAGGATCACAAATGGTTGATGGTTGCTTCTAAATTGGCTGAGCAGACAAGATCAAAGGGAGAACGAGTGAATAACTTAGATCTCTCAAAGGGCGCTATTGAACCAAAGCCAAGAGATAAATTTGGGTTCCAGGAGGAGAACAAGTTTGACACACTTAACTTAAGCATGCTAAATCTGGACTCGAAAGTTACTGAAAATGTGAGCAAAAGCTCGCTACGGAACAGTGCTTACAATATTAATGCTGTGTACCACAAAAGCAATGCAAACTTGGTGGGAAACTTGAACAGCAACAAGTATAGTGCTAATATTCCGCACAACAAAGAGTCCAACAATAACAGCAATATCAATAACAACAATGAAAACAACAATTCAAATGCAGCTGACAAAAGGTTTAAGACCCTACCTGCAGCAGAGACACTCCCACGTAATGAAGTGCTTGGGGGATACATCTTTGTCTGCAATAATGACACAATGCAGGAAGACCTCAAACGTCAGCTATTTG GTTTGCCTCCAAGATATCGAGATTCTGTTCGGGCCATAACACCAGGATTACCTCTTTTTCTGTATAACTATACTACTCACCAACTGCATGGCATTTTTGAG GCAGCAAGTTTTGGTGGTTCTAACATAGATCCAACTGCATGGGAGGACAAAAAGTGCAAAGGCGAGTCAAGGTTCCCAGCTCAG GTGAGAATCCGTGTCAGGAAAGTCTGTAAGGCATTGGAGGAAGACGCATTCAGGCCAGTGTTGCATCACTATGATGGTCCAAAGTTTCGTCTTGAGCTGTCAGTTCCAGAG ACTCTGGATTTGATGGATCTATGTGAACAAGCTGGTTCGGCTGCATAA